One Penaeus monodon isolate SGIC_2016 chromosome 34, NSTDA_Pmon_1, whole genome shotgun sequence DNA segment encodes these proteins:
- the LOC119594771 gene encoding chymotrypsin BII-like isoform X1 has translation MIEKLAFFLLFISTASGNPAAGKPWHWKSRKPLVGPRGYLPATPYAATCTEAVPHSWPHQVALFIDHMYFCGGSLISSEWVLTAAHCMDGAGFVEVVLGAHNIVENEATQISMTSTDFFTHENWNSWLLTNDIALIKLPSAVKFNENIQAARLPSVDVSAGTVVTPTGWGDRCGGANDIPPGVLHQADVLILSKDECDAVYGVVGVICTGGGKGTCTGDSGGPLNLDGVTYGIASFGSSAGCKAGYPDAFTRVHYFLDWIEQKTGVTP, from the exons ATGATCGAAAAGCTcgcatttttccttttgttcatctCTACTGCT AGCGGAAACCCAGCTGCGGGGAAGCCATGGCACTGGAAATCCCGAAAGCCACTGGTGGGTCCCCGCGGATACCTCCCTG CCACGCCCTACGCTGCGACCTGTACCGAGGCCGTTCCTCACTCGTGGCCCCACCAGGTGGCTCTCTTCATCGACCACATGTACTTCTGCGGCGGTTCCCTTATCTCTAGCGAGTGGGTCCTCACGGCCGCTCACTGCATGGACGG TGCCGGCTTCGTCGAGGTGGTGCTGGGCGCCCACAACATAGTCGAGAACGAAGCTACTCAGATCTCCATGACTTCCACCGACTTCTTCACTCACGAGAACTGGAACTCTTGGCTCCTCACCAACGACATTGCCCTCATCAAGCTGCCCAGCGCGGTTAAATTTAATG AAAACATCCAAGCCGCCAGACTGCCATCGGTCGACGTGTCTGCCGGCACTGTAGTTACGCCCACAGGCTGGGGCGACCGGTGTGGCG GCGCAAACGATATCCCCCCCGGCGTCCTCCATCAAGCAGACGTTCTTATCCTGTCCAAAGATGAGTGCGACGCCGTGTATGGAGTGGTCGGCGTTATCTGCACTGGTGGCGGGAAGGGCACTTGCACC GGTGACTCCGGCGGCCCCCTCAACCTGGACGGCGTGACCTACGGCATCGCCTCCTTCGGTTCCTCCGCCGGATGTAAGGCTGGCTACCCCGACGCCTTCACCCGCGTCCACTACTTCCTGGATTGGATCGAACAGAAGACCGGCGTCACTCCTTGA
- the LOC119594771 gene encoding chymotrypsin BII-like isoform X2, which produces MALEIPKATATPYAATCTEAVPHSWPHQVALFIDHMYFCGGSLISSEWVLTAAHCMDGAGFVEVVLGAHNIVENEATQISMTSTDFFTHENWNSWLLTNDIALIKLPSAVKFNENIQAARLPSVDVSAGTVVTPTGWGDRCGGANDIPPGVLHQADVLILSKDECDAVYGVVGVICTGGGKGTCTGDSGGPLNLDGVTYGIASFGSSAGCKAGYPDAFTRVHYFLDWIEQKTGVTP; this is translated from the exons ATGGCACTGGAAATCCCGAAAGCCACTG CCACGCCCTACGCTGCGACCTGTACCGAGGCCGTTCCTCACTCGTGGCCCCACCAGGTGGCTCTCTTCATCGACCACATGTACTTCTGCGGCGGTTCCCTTATCTCTAGCGAGTGGGTCCTCACGGCCGCTCACTGCATGGACGG TGCCGGCTTCGTCGAGGTGGTGCTGGGCGCCCACAACATAGTCGAGAACGAAGCTACTCAGATCTCCATGACTTCCACCGACTTCTTCACTCACGAGAACTGGAACTCTTGGCTCCTCACCAACGACATTGCCCTCATCAAGCTGCCCAGCGCGGTTAAATTTAATG AAAACATCCAAGCCGCCAGACTGCCATCGGTCGACGTGTCTGCCGGCACTGTAGTTACGCCCACAGGCTGGGGCGACCGGTGTGGCG GCGCAAACGATATCCCCCCCGGCGTCCTCCATCAAGCAGACGTTCTTATCCTGTCCAAAGATGAGTGCGACGCCGTGTATGGAGTGGTCGGCGTTATCTGCACTGGTGGCGGGAAGGGCACTTGCACC GGTGACTCCGGCGGCCCCCTCAACCTGGACGGCGTGACCTACGGCATCGCCTCCTTCGGTTCCTCCGCCGGATGTAAGGCTGGCTACCCCGACGCCTTCACCCGCGTCCACTACTTCCTGGATTGGATCGAACAGAAGACCGGCGTCACTCCTTGA